The Longimicrobium sp. nucleotide sequence AACATCCGGGCGCACTCCGGGCCTCAACTCACTCCGAAGCAAGCTTCACCTGCACGCGTGCGGCCCTGCCGGAGCGCACCTGTCATCCCGAGGAGCGGCCACGAGAGCCCTGCCCCTACACCCGCACTCCGCAGCGACCGAGGGATCCGCCACACACTCCCGGGCGCGCCACACGGTCCTCCTCACACGAGAATAAGCCAGTCTGCGAAGGCAGACTTCGTGTGTTTGTTGCAGCGAATTCATTCGCCCGGGCAGGGTCGCGGCCTCGTCTCCGTGGGCCCCGCACGCCGACGCACCGGCGCATCACGCGAAGTGTGTGGCGGATCCCTCAGTCGCTGCGGTCGATCGTGCTCGGGCAAGTAGGCCGTGGCCGCTCCATCGGGATGACATCCACCGCCAGGGGGTGCGATCCGATTTCAGAGGCCGGGAGAGGGGGATCGACGGCATCAGAACAGCGAGATCTGCTCGCCGATGGCCCTGGGGTCCACCGGCTTCTGGCCGAGGAGAGACTGCAGCTCGCGGGCGTTGGCGGGGCTGTGGCCGGCGAAGTGGTTGTTGAAGTACCCGAACACGCTCACGCCCCGGCCCGCGATGGTCTTCAGCACCTCGGCCCAGGAGCGGATTTCGCCCGAGCGGTCGAACTGCAGGTGCGAGTAGTCCACGATGTCGCGGTTGGGACCCATCCAGCGGATGTAGTGAAAGTCCGCCGTGGGCGCGGCGGCCAGCTCCGTCATCGTTTCGCGCGGAATCCACTTGCCATCGCTGAGCGCGAGCGCGGCCCCGTGCGACTCCAGCAGCGAAAGCAGCCGCGGGAGCACGGCATCGGCCATCCACCGGCTCTGGCGCACCTCCACCGCGAAACGCACGTCGCGCGGCAGCCGTCCGACGAACCGCTCCAGCGCCGCGAACTCGTCCGGCCCGAAGTCCGGCCCCATCTGCACCAGCACGGGCCCCAGCTTGGGCCCCAGCTCGCGGGCACGGTCCAGGAACTCGTCCGTGGCGGCATCCGCGTCCCGCAGCCGGCGCTCGTGCGTGATCTCCTGCGGCATCTTCAGCGCGAACAGGAAACCGTCGGGCGTGCGCTGCGCCCATCCGCGCACCGACTTGGCGGGGGGGATGGCGTAGAAGGTGGAATCGACCTCCACCGTGCTGAACGCCTGGGCGTAGGTGCGCAGGAACTCTACGGGCCGGGTGCCCTCGGGATAGAACGGCCCCACCCACGCCGTATAGTTCCAGCCCTGCGTGCCGATTCGAATGCTCACGGGCGAGCTACGGAAGCGGGGGAAAGTCGCCAGAGTGACGGAAGCAGCCACCGAGGGGATCAGTAGCGGGCGATCGACCAGCGGGCAAGTGCGTGAAACTCGCGCGCGGCATCCTCCGTACGGCTGATCCGTGACCGATGGAGCGCCGATATCAAGCAATGGAGTGTGTCAGATGAGCGACAAGAGCAGCTTCGAAACGTTCCTGAAGTGGGCCGTGGTGGTGATCGTGGCGATCGCGGCCCTGAAGGTGGTGATGGCCGTCCTCGGCATCGCGTGGGTCCTGGGCGCGTTCCTCCTGTTCCGGGTTCTGCCGCTGGTGCTGGTGGTGTGGGGCATCGTCAAGCTGGTGCAGTGGCTCAAGAGCGACCGCGGCTCGCCCGCCGGCACCTCGACCTACTGACCCAACCCTGATCGGCGCCGATCGCCCCCGCGGGAACGCTTCCCGCGGGGGCTTCGGTGCGTCCTGTGGATGCGCCGCCCCAGGCGGGGCACCGCTGCCCCGCGCCTGGCCTCGCGCACCCTCCGGCCACGTGTCGTATCTCCCTGCATCAGAACCACTTCCAGGCACGTACGCAGCCCTCTGAAACGAGGAACGGGGGTTGCCCCCGGACTGTCGCGTCGGCACGCAGGTGCCCCGCATCGGCTCTCCCCAGGAGGTCCCCCGGATGAAGGTGATCGCCCCTCGCCCGCTGCGCGACGACGGCACGCCCGCGCCGCTCTTCATTGCCACCGACACGGTGAACATCCGCAGCGGCCCCAATCCTGGCGACCGGAAGGTGGCCGGCAGCCCGCTCCCCACCGGCACCGTCGTGCATGCGCTGGCCGAGCAGGACGGCTGGACGCGGCTGATCGTGCCCGGCACACTCCGCGGCATCACGGGGGTTACGGGATGGGTGAACTCCATCTTCCTGCGGCCGGCCCCGCAGCTCGTTTCCACCGCTCAATCCGCGCAGCTCACCCGCTGAACTTCGCCGCCAGGCAGAACGTCAGGGCGCCCTCCACGGGGGGCGCCCTCGGCCGTTCATCCTCCAATTCCTCCCCGATTCCGCCACCGCCAGCCCAATTCGATCCGAGTGAGCCACAGGTGCGACGGGTTTTTGTCAACCGCTTGACGCCGTTCCACCCGTCCATTTCTTTAGGCGTGGCCGCGCGGCAGGCGCGCGGCCACGTCCCCTGGCTCCGGGTGGAACGATGGCTCCGAATACCCCATCCCCAGACACGCTTTCCGCCGCCGCCACCCCCGAGCAGGTGCTGCACGAGAGGTTCGGGCTGCCGGAGTTTCGCCCCGGGCAGCGGCGGGTGATCGACGCCCTGCTGGAACGGGGGGGCGCGCTCGCCGTCTTTCCCACCGGCGGCGGAAAGTCGCTGTGCTACCAGCTTCCCGCGCTGCTGCTGCCCGGCGTTACCGTGGTGGTGTCGCCGCTGATCGCGCTGATGAAGGACCAGATCGACTACCTGCGCGGCCGGGGGATCGAGGCGGCGCGGCTGGACAGCTCCCTCACGCGCGACGAGGCGGCATCGGTGGAGCGGGGGCTGCGGAACGGCACGCTGAAGCTCCTGTACGTGGCCCCGGAGCGCTTCAACAACGAGCGCTTCCTGGACCAGCTGGGACGCGCGCGCATCTCGCTCTTCGCCGTGGACGAGGCGCACTGCATCTCGCAGTGGGGCCACAACTTTCGCCCCGACTACCTGAAACTGGCCGAGACGGCGCGCGCCATCGGCGTGGAGCGCGTGCTGGCGCTCACCGCCACGGCCACGCCGGCGGTGGTGGACGACATCTGCACCACCTTCGGCATCGACCGCGACGCGGCGGTGGTCACCGGCTTCCATCGGCCCAACCTGTTCCTTTCCACCGTTCCCACCGAGGCGGCCCGGCGCGACGACGTGCTGGTGGACCGGGTGCGCGGGCGAGCGCCGGGGGCGGGCATCGTGTACGTGACGCTGCAGAAGACGGCCGAGCGGGTGGCCAAGGTGCTGGCGGACGCCGGAGTGCCGGCCATGGCCTACCACGCGGGGATGGAGGCGGACGATCGGACCCGCGTGCAGGAGTGGTGGAAGGGGTCCGACCGGGCGGTGGTGGTGGCGACGATCGCCTTCGGGATGGGGATCGACAAGGCCGACGTGCGCTACGTGTATCACTACAACCTGCCCAAGGGGATCGAAAGTTACAGCCAGGAGATCGGCCGGGCGGGGCGCGACGGCCTGCCCTCGACGGTGGAGATGCTGGGCAGCCGCGAAGACGTGTCGACGCTGGAGAACTTCGCCTTCGGCGACACGCCCGACCGCGATTCGCTGCGCGGGCTGCTGGCCGACGTGGCGGCGGCGGAGGGCACCTTCGACGTGGCGCCGCGCGCGCTGAGCCTGAAGCACGACATCCGCGAGCTGGTGCAGCGCAC carries:
- a CDS encoding DUF72 domain-containing protein, translated to MSIRIGTQGWNYTAWVGPFYPEGTRPVEFLRTYAQAFSTVEVDSTFYAIPPAKSVRGWAQRTPDGFLFALKMPQEITHERRLRDADAATDEFLDRARELGPKLGPVLVQMGPDFGPDEFAALERFVGRLPRDVRFAVEVRQSRWMADAVLPRLLSLLESHGAALALSDGKWIPRETMTELAAAPTADFHYIRWMGPNRDIVDYSHLQFDRSGEIRSWAEVLKTIAGRGVSVFGYFNNHFAGHSPANARELQSLLGQKPVDPRAIGEQISLF
- a CDS encoding SH3 domain-containing protein, which translates into the protein MKVIAPRPLRDDGTPAPLFIATDTVNIRSGPNPGDRKVAGSPLPTGTVVHALAEQDGWTRLIVPGTLRGITGVTGWVNSIFLRPAPQLVSTAQSAQLTR
- a CDS encoding ATP-dependent DNA helicase RecQ; protein product: MAPNTPSPDTLSAAATPEQVLHERFGLPEFRPGQRRVIDALLERGGALAVFPTGGGKSLCYQLPALLLPGVTVVVSPLIALMKDQIDYLRGRGIEAARLDSSLTRDEAASVERGLRNGTLKLLYVAPERFNNERFLDQLGRARISLFAVDEAHCISQWGHNFRPDYLKLAETARAIGVERVLALTATATPAVVDDICTTFGIDRDAAVVTGFHRPNLFLSTVPTEAARRDDVLVDRVRGRAPGAGIVYVTLQKTAERVAKVLADAGVPAMAYHAGMEADDRTRVQEWWKGSDRAVVVATIAFGMGIDKADVRYVYHYNLPKGIESYSQEIGRAGRDGLPSTVEMLGSREDVSTLENFAFGDTPDRDSLRGLLADVAAAEGTFDVAPRALSLKHDIRELVQRTALTYLELLGVLRQGTPFYAGYKLKPLVPVPEIVGRFSGERAQFVEGIFKRAKFGRSWYTLDLEGAEPDQRSRIVRAVDWLGEQGLAEVTASDLRLRFHKLVARPDVDALTEALLERFVAREQSEVERIALMGELVERDGCQTNFVLEYFGEGGHAPCGHCTWCQTGRASVFPPLPPAPPVERMVDVAEFRALCAAQPEALATPRRRARFLCGLTSPALGAARLGRNRLFGALEERRFPEVLAWCESHL